DNA from Thioclava sp. GXIMD2076:
AAGGACCGGCGCGACCTCTTCGGGGCGGTTGGCGCATAGAACCTCGACGGGGTTCGCAAAACAGGTATGGGCCCCGAGCGGACCGTGATCGAACAAAACCTTCATCGGACTTTCCTGCCGCGTCTCGTGCCTACTTCGCATCTTCGGCGCATGGGTCAAGGCTGAAACCGACATTTCACCGCCCAAACCGGCTTTTCAATCCCGTTGCAGCTCCGATAGCCCGTGCTATCAAGGGTGAAATAGATAAGACAGCTCATCATGTTCGACATTATCCGCCTCATCCTCCCGATCTACCTGCTCATCGCCGTCGGATTCGTGCTGATCAGGATCCGGTATATCGCGCCGGCTGATCTGCGCGGAGCGGGGCGGCTTGTCATCCGGTTTTTCCTGCCGCTTGTCGTTTTTGCGGCGGTGGGCGCGGGACAGCATGATACCGCGCTGCATCCGATGCTGTTTGCCGCCTATGTCGGGGGGTCGCTGCTCAGCTATGCGAGCGCCTATGGCATGGCGTGGATGGCGGGCAAGGATCATGGTGTCAGGGCCTTCGAGGCCATGGGATGCTCCTGCTCGAACTCGGCCTTCTTCGGGCTACCCATCGTGACGCTGGTCTCCGGCCCCGCGATTGCCTTCGACATTTTCGCGATGGCACTGCTGGTCGAGAACCTGATCATGATCCCCCTCGCTGTAAGCATCATCGAGGCGGAGAGCGGGCTGACATGGCCGAAACTGCGCAAACTGATCTTCGGGGTCCTGACCAACCCGCTTCTTGTCGGCGCGGTGGCGGGGCTCATATGGAAGGCCACCGGTCTGGGTCTGCCACAGATCGCGCTGGATGCCATCGGGCTGATGACACCAGTGGCGGCTCCTGTGGCGCTGCTGACGGTCGGCGGGGCGGTGGCGGAGCTGTCTTTACGCACCTTCCGCTGGGGCGTCGTGCGTATTACCCTGTGCAAGCTGATCCTCCACCCGCTGTGGGTGGGTCTGATGATCCTGCTTCTTTCGGGGATGCCCGGTGATCTGCAGATCGCGGCGATCGTCAATGCCTCGCTGCCGATGATGTCTGTCTATATGCTCTTCGGCATCCGCTTCCGTCGCGAGGATGTGGCCGCAACAGCCCTTATCACGGCAACGGCTCTGTCCTTCGTGACACTCTCGACCCTACTCTACTTGCTTCGCTAGGCACCGAAGCAACCCAAGGGAGAATCGCCCTCAGAAAACCAATCTTTTCTACCGGCATAAAAGATAAATAAATTATAACTTTCGTAAGGTTAACCAATAGAAGTGAGCAGGTTATTGCGCATTTTCTGCGTTGTGACGAAACGTAAAATGGGGATCGGCACACTTAAAAATTGAAAGATCAACGTTTGTTGTCGAAATTAAAACTGTTAATGCCTTTCTCGCCCTCTGGGCAACCTTCCCATTAGCGACGCCCCGCCCCGGGGTAGAGCCTCTTTCATTTCACCGCCCCCACCCATCCCGCAGGCATGTTGCTTTGCGGGGCACATAAACCTGTATCCGGTGCTTGGTTGATGAGTGTTTCGCGATTGGAACCCCCTCATGACAACGCGTACAAAAGAGCTCGATAACGTCCAGACCTATAATGGCAGCCTGCTCGGCATCCAG
Protein-coding regions in this window:
- a CDS encoding AEC family transporter, with translation MFDIIRLILPIYLLIAVGFVLIRIRYIAPADLRGAGRLVIRFFLPLVVFAAVGAGQHDTALHPMLFAAYVGGSLLSYASAYGMAWMAGKDHGVRAFEAMGCSCSNSAFFGLPIVTLVSGPAIAFDIFAMALLVENLIMIPLAVSIIEAESGLTWPKLRKLIFGVLTNPLLVGAVAGLIWKATGLGLPQIALDAIGLMTPVAAPVALLTVGGAVAELSLRTFRWGVVRITLCKLILHPLWVGLMILLLSGMPGDLQIAAIVNASLPMMSVYMLFGIRFRREDVAATALITATALSFVTLSTLLYLLR